One stretch of Amycolatopsis tolypomycina DNA includes these proteins:
- a CDS encoding AMP-binding protein, protein MSWYDAKPWLASYDERVRTAEPAKATTLPEAFRRAVDHVPDRAAIAYFDARLSYREVDELSDGVARYLAAHGFARGDRLALVLQNIPQFVIALLGAWKAGGIVVPVNPMYRERELTHVLTDAGVKAIVCSQRGWNAFIAQTAAGLDIALTTSELEFQTRDDERVLAKVEKEATPGATELLEAAVTPGPKPPEPAFALDDVALISYTSGTSGTPKGATNTHGNIGINAAGLGSFSGLPAGSTLFGLAPLFHITGMVCELGSAIDIEGTLALAYRFEPGVVLDAFLEHKPSYTVGPSTAYMALMAHPSFSREHFASFALLYSGGAALPPAVVEAFRAKTGHYIHNGYGLTETTAGCVVVPGTLEAPIDPASGTISIGLPVPDTIVRILGEDGEELPPGQAGEIAVEGPMVVSGYWNRPDATAEALPGGRLLTGDIGFMDERGWVYVVDRKKDMINASGFKVWPREVEDVLYTHPAVREAAVVGIADEYRGETVKAYVSPAPGATADPAELVAWCKERLAAYKYPRTVEVLDELPKTTSGKILRRELRARG, encoded by the coding sequence ATGAGCTGGTACGACGCGAAGCCCTGGCTCGCGAGCTACGACGAACGCGTGCGCACCGCGGAGCCGGCGAAGGCGACGACGCTGCCCGAGGCGTTCCGCCGGGCCGTGGACCACGTCCCGGACCGGGCGGCGATCGCGTACTTCGACGCGCGGCTGAGCTACCGCGAGGTCGACGAGCTCTCCGACGGCGTCGCGCGGTACCTGGCGGCCCACGGCTTCGCCCGCGGCGACCGGCTCGCCCTGGTGCTGCAGAACATCCCCCAGTTCGTCATCGCCCTGCTGGGGGCCTGGAAGGCCGGCGGAATCGTGGTGCCGGTCAACCCGATGTACCGCGAACGCGAGCTCACGCACGTGCTCACCGACGCCGGAGTGAAGGCGATCGTCTGCTCGCAGCGCGGCTGGAACGCGTTCATCGCGCAGACGGCGGCGGGCTTGGACATCGCGCTGACCACCAGCGAGCTGGAGTTCCAGACCCGCGACGACGAGCGCGTCCTGGCCAAGGTCGAGAAGGAAGCGACGCCGGGCGCGACCGAGCTCCTCGAAGCCGCCGTCACCCCGGGGCCGAAGCCGCCCGAGCCCGCCTTCGCCCTCGACGACGTCGCCCTGATCAGCTACACCTCCGGCACCAGCGGCACGCCGAAGGGCGCCACCAACACCCACGGCAACATCGGGATCAACGCGGCGGGCCTCGGCTCGTTCAGCGGCCTGCCCGCCGGGTCGACGCTCTTCGGGCTCGCGCCGCTGTTCCACATCACCGGCATGGTCTGCGAGCTCGGCTCCGCGATCGACATCGAGGGCACGCTGGCCCTGGCCTACCGCTTCGAGCCGGGTGTGGTGCTCGACGCGTTCCTCGAGCACAAGCCGTCGTACACGGTCGGGCCGTCCACGGCCTACATGGCGCTGATGGCGCACCCGTCGTTCAGCCGGGAGCACTTCGCGTCGTTCGCGCTGCTGTACTCCGGCGGTGCCGCGCTGCCGCCCGCCGTCGTCGAGGCCTTCCGGGCGAAGACCGGGCACTACATCCACAACGGCTACGGCCTCACCGAGACCACGGCGGGCTGCGTCGTCGTTCCGGGCACCCTGGAAGCCCCGATCGACCCGGCGTCCGGCACCATCTCGATCGGCCTGCCGGTGCCGGACACGATCGTGCGGATCCTCGGCGAGGACGGCGAGGAGCTGCCGCCCGGCCAGGCGGGCGAGATCGCCGTCGAAGGCCCGATGGTCGTCTCGGGCTACTGGAACCGGCCGGACGCCACCGCCGAGGCACTGCCCGGCGGGCGGCTGCTCACCGGGGACATCGGGTTCATGGACGAACGCGGCTGGGTCTACGTCGTCGACCGCAAGAAGGACATGATCAACGCGTCCGGCTTCAAGGTGTGGCCGCGTGAGGTCGAAGACGTCCTGTACACGCACCCGGCGGTCCGCGAGGCCGCGGTCGTGGGGATCGCCGACGAATACCGCGGCGAGACGGTGAAGGCGTACGTCAGCCCGGCGCCCGGGGCGACCGCCGATCCCGCGGAGCTGGTCGCCTGGTGCAAGGAACGGCTCGCCGCCTACAAGTACCCGCGCACCGTCGAAGTCCTCGACGAGCTGCCGAAGACGACCAGCGGCAAGATCCTGCGCCGCGAGCTGCGGGCGCGTGGCTGA
- a CDS encoding phosphotriesterase family protein — MIETVRGAIAPEALGRVLMHEHLFVLSPEFADNYPEHEGFREDEHVPEAIRRLKELKDAGIDTIVDPTVIGLGRYIPRVQRVAAEVDVNIVVATGLYTYNDVPHYLHFRGPGTLLQGEDPLIGMFVGDIRDGIRDTGVKAGLLKCATDEPGVTPGVERVLRAVAQAHVETGAPIMTHTHAGTRRGLAQQEIFAAEGVDLTRVLIGHSGDSTDLGYLTELADAGSLLGMDRFGLDLLLPFEERVNTVAALCERGYAGSMVLSHDASCYIDWLPAAQLPAIAPNWHYLHITRDVLPALRDRGVSEADITTMLVDNPRRFLAWRYPGAS, encoded by the coding sequence ATGATCGAGACGGTGCGTGGCGCGATCGCGCCGGAAGCGCTGGGCCGGGTGCTGATGCACGAGCACCTCTTCGTGCTGAGCCCGGAATTCGCCGACAACTACCCGGAGCACGAGGGGTTCCGCGAGGACGAGCACGTTCCCGAAGCGATCCGGCGCCTGAAGGAGCTGAAGGACGCCGGGATCGACACGATCGTCGACCCGACGGTGATCGGCCTGGGCCGCTACATCCCGCGCGTGCAGCGGGTGGCGGCCGAGGTCGACGTCAACATCGTCGTCGCGACCGGGCTCTACACGTACAACGACGTGCCGCACTACCTGCACTTCCGCGGCCCCGGCACGCTCCTGCAGGGCGAGGACCCGCTGATCGGGATGTTCGTCGGGGACATCCGGGACGGGATCCGCGACACCGGCGTCAAGGCGGGCCTGCTCAAGTGCGCCACCGACGAGCCGGGGGTGACGCCGGGCGTCGAACGCGTGCTGCGCGCGGTGGCGCAGGCCCACGTCGAGACGGGCGCGCCGATCATGACCCACACGCACGCGGGCACCCGGCGCGGGCTGGCGCAGCAGGAGATCTTCGCGGCCGAGGGCGTCGACCTGACCCGGGTGCTCATCGGCCACTCGGGTGACTCGACGGACCTGGGCTACCTCACCGAGCTCGCCGACGCCGGCTCGCTGCTCGGGATGGACCGCTTCGGCCTGGACCTGCTGCTGCCGTTCGAGGAGCGGGTGAACACGGTCGCGGCGCTGTGCGAACGCGGCTACGCGGGCAGCATGGTGCTCTCGCACGACGCGTCCTGCTACATCGACTGGCTGCCCGCCGCGCAGCTGCCCGCGATCGCGCCGAACTGGCACTACCTGCACATCACCCGGGACGTGCTGCCCGCGCTGCGGGACCGCGGGGTGTCCGAAGCGGACATCACCACGATGCTCGTGGACAACCCGCGGCGGTTCCTGGCGTGGCGTTATCCTGGTGCGTCCTGA
- a CDS encoding TetR/AcrR family transcriptional regulator: MTRASTRKPGEATGDDQAAVPRRLLEHATKLFAKKGFDRTSVQEIVEAAGVTKGAMYHYFGSKDDLLYEIYARVLREQTRQLESVASSAAPLRERLSAAASDVVVSSIDNLDDNTIFLQSMHQLSPDKQKAVRAERRKYHERFRGLVEEGQASGEFRTDKPADVVVDFFFGSVHHLGSWYRRSGSLTARQIGDHYADLLLDALRPPAG, encoded by the coding sequence GTGACCCGAGCAAGCACCCGCAAGCCGGGCGAGGCCACCGGCGACGACCAGGCCGCCGTGCCCCGGCGGCTGCTGGAGCACGCCACGAAGCTGTTCGCCAAGAAGGGCTTCGACCGCACGTCGGTGCAGGAGATCGTCGAGGCCGCGGGCGTCACCAAGGGCGCGATGTACCACTACTTCGGGTCGAAGGACGACCTGCTGTACGAGATCTACGCGCGCGTGCTGCGCGAGCAGACCCGCCAGCTCGAGAGCGTGGCGTCCTCGGCCGCCCCGCTGCGCGAGCGGCTTTCGGCGGCGGCGTCCGACGTGGTGGTGTCCAGCATCGACAACCTCGACGACAACACGATCTTCCTGCAGTCGATGCACCAGCTGTCCCCGGACAAGCAGAAGGCGGTCCGGGCCGAGCGGCGCAAGTACCACGAGCGCTTCCGCGGCCTGGTCGAGGAGGGCCAGGCCTCGGGGGAGTTCCGCACCGACAAGCCGGCCGACGTCGTGGTGGACTTCTTCTTCGGGTCGGTGCACCACCTGGGCTCGTGGTACCGGCGCAGCGGGTCGCTGACGGCCCGCCAGATCGGCGACCACTACGCCGACCTGCTGCTGGACGCCCTGCGGCCGCCGGCAGGCTAG